Proteins from a single region of Sesamum indicum cultivar Zhongzhi No. 13 linkage group LG5, S_indicum_v1.0, whole genome shotgun sequence:
- the LOC105162153 gene encoding bifunctional purple acid phosphatase 26 isoform X1: MTASHVSGLPASLHPPILRHLALYIVVAKILNVTPLDSKQSLQQPSLTISGNLGKDSMLVQLLLLSSILLTCVSNGNAGVTSSFIRNEWPSVDIPLDNEVFAVPKGYNAPQQVHITQGDYDGRAVIISWVTADEPGSNQVRVGLSEGKYDFVAEGTVHNYTFYNYKSGYIHQCLVGDLQYDTKYYYAIGDGDSSRKFWFKTPPEIDPDASYKFGIIGDLGQTFNSLSTLKHCMQTSAQTILFVGDLSYADRYDNHDVGVRWDSWGRFVEPSAAYQPWIWSAGNHEIEYFPHMGEVIPFRNYLHRYPTPYPASKSSSPLWYAVRRASAHIIVLSSYSPFVKYTPQWRWLEEELKRVDREKTPWLIVLMHAPIYNSNNAHFMEGESMRVVFESWFCQYKVDVIFAGHVHAYERSYRISNIRPDSSNPVPDKSAPVYITVGDGGNQEGLANRFRDPQPDYSAFREASYGHSTLEIKNRTHAIYHWNRNDEGKRVPTDSFVLHNQYWGNNRRRRKLKKNHLHSVVATLQVGENLDLLSMGM; encoded by the exons ATGACAGCCAGCCACGTGTCCGGACTCCCAGCCTCACTCCACCCACCTATCCTGCGCCATCTCGCGTTATATATAGTCGTCGCCAAGATATTAAACGTCACTCCTTTGGATTCAAAGCAAAGCCTGCAGCAGCCTTCGCTTACAATATCAG GAAATTTAGGAAAGGACTCGATGTTGGTTCAGCTACTGCTTTTATCATCTATTCTGTTGACCTGTGTAAGCAACGGGAACGCTGGTGTGACTAGTTCATTTATCCGTAATGAGTGGCCATCCGTCGATATTCCCCTAGACAATGAAGTTTTTGCAGTCCCTAAGGGTTATAATGCCCCACAGCAA GTGCACATTACCCAGGGTGATTATGATGGAAGGGCTGTTATAATCTCATGGGTAACAGCTGATGAACCTGGGTCCAACCAAGTTCGAGTTGGCTTATCGGAAGggaaatatgattttgttgCAGAGGGGACAGTGCACAACTACACCTTTTACAACTATAAATCTGGATATATTCATCAGTGTCTGGTTGGTGATCTTCAG TATGACACGAAGTATTACTATGCAATTGGGGATGGTGATTCTTCTAGAAAGTTCTGGTTTAAAACACCTCCGGAGATCGATCCAGATGCTTCTTACAAATTTGGAATAATTG GTGACCTTGGTCAAACCtttaattctctttcaactcTGAAGCACTGTATGCAGACCAGTGCACAGACTATCCTATTTGTTGGAGACCTTTCTTATGCTGATAGATATGATAATCATGATGTGGGTGTCCGCTGGGATTCTTGGGGTCGTTTTGTTGAACCCAGTGCAGCATATCAGCCATGGATCTGGTCTGCTGGAAATCATGAAATTGAGTACTTTCCACATATG GGGGAGGTTATCCCTTTCAGAAATTATCTTCACAGATATCCTACACCTTATCCCGCTAGCAAAAGCAGCAGTCCTCTGTGGTATGCAGTGAGACGGGCATCTGCTCATATTATTGTCCTGTCCAGCTACTCTCCATTTG TTAAATATACACCTCAGTGGAGATGGCTTGAAGAAGAGCTCAAAAGAGTTGACCGGGAGAAAACTCCATGGCTTATTGTTCTGATGCATGCCCCGATTTACAATAGCAACAATGCTCATTTCATGGAAGGGGAAAGCATGAGAGTTGTTTTCGAGAGCTGGTTTTGTCAGTACAAAGTTGATGTTATATTTGCTGGTCATGTGCATGCTTATGAAAGATCG TACCGCATCTCCAATATAAGACCAGATAGTTCCAATCCTGTCCCCGACAAATCAGCACCTGTTTACATAACCGTTGGTGATGGAGGAAACCAAGAAGGCCTCGCTAATAG ATTTAGAGATCCCCAACCGGATTATTCTGCTTTCCGTGAAGCCAGTTATGGCCATTCCACACTAGAGATAAAGAACAGAACTCATGCCATTTACCATTGGAATAGGAATGATGAAGGCAAGAGAGTACCAACAGATTCGTTTGTGCTACATAACCAGTACTG GGGAAACAATcgtagaagaagaaaactaaagaaaaaccATCTCCATTCTGTCGTGGCCACTTTGCAAGTGGGAGAGAACTTGGATTTGCTTTCCATGGGCATGTAA
- the LOC105162153 gene encoding bifunctional purple acid phosphatase 26 isoform X2: MLVQLLLLSSILLTCVSNGNAGVTSSFIRNEWPSVDIPLDNEVFAVPKGYNAPQQVHITQGDYDGRAVIISWVTADEPGSNQVRVGLSEGKYDFVAEGTVHNYTFYNYKSGYIHQCLVGDLQYDTKYYYAIGDGDSSRKFWFKTPPEIDPDASYKFGIIGDLGQTFNSLSTLKHCMQTSAQTILFVGDLSYADRYDNHDVGVRWDSWGRFVEPSAAYQPWIWSAGNHEIEYFPHMGEVIPFRNYLHRYPTPYPASKSSSPLWYAVRRASAHIIVLSSYSPFVKYTPQWRWLEEELKRVDREKTPWLIVLMHAPIYNSNNAHFMEGESMRVVFESWFCQYKVDVIFAGHVHAYERSYRISNIRPDSSNPVPDKSAPVYITVGDGGNQEGLANRFRDPQPDYSAFREASYGHSTLEIKNRTHAIYHWNRNDEGKRVPTDSFVLHNQYWGNNRRRRKLKKNHLHSVVATLQVGENLDLLSMGM; the protein is encoded by the exons ATGTTGGTTCAGCTACTGCTTTTATCATCTATTCTGTTGACCTGTGTAAGCAACGGGAACGCTGGTGTGACTAGTTCATTTATCCGTAATGAGTGGCCATCCGTCGATATTCCCCTAGACAATGAAGTTTTTGCAGTCCCTAAGGGTTATAATGCCCCACAGCAA GTGCACATTACCCAGGGTGATTATGATGGAAGGGCTGTTATAATCTCATGGGTAACAGCTGATGAACCTGGGTCCAACCAAGTTCGAGTTGGCTTATCGGAAGggaaatatgattttgttgCAGAGGGGACAGTGCACAACTACACCTTTTACAACTATAAATCTGGATATATTCATCAGTGTCTGGTTGGTGATCTTCAG TATGACACGAAGTATTACTATGCAATTGGGGATGGTGATTCTTCTAGAAAGTTCTGGTTTAAAACACCTCCGGAGATCGATCCAGATGCTTCTTACAAATTTGGAATAATTG GTGACCTTGGTCAAACCtttaattctctttcaactcTGAAGCACTGTATGCAGACCAGTGCACAGACTATCCTATTTGTTGGAGACCTTTCTTATGCTGATAGATATGATAATCATGATGTGGGTGTCCGCTGGGATTCTTGGGGTCGTTTTGTTGAACCCAGTGCAGCATATCAGCCATGGATCTGGTCTGCTGGAAATCATGAAATTGAGTACTTTCCACATATG GGGGAGGTTATCCCTTTCAGAAATTATCTTCACAGATATCCTACACCTTATCCCGCTAGCAAAAGCAGCAGTCCTCTGTGGTATGCAGTGAGACGGGCATCTGCTCATATTATTGTCCTGTCCAGCTACTCTCCATTTG TTAAATATACACCTCAGTGGAGATGGCTTGAAGAAGAGCTCAAAAGAGTTGACCGGGAGAAAACTCCATGGCTTATTGTTCTGATGCATGCCCCGATTTACAATAGCAACAATGCTCATTTCATGGAAGGGGAAAGCATGAGAGTTGTTTTCGAGAGCTGGTTTTGTCAGTACAAAGTTGATGTTATATTTGCTGGTCATGTGCATGCTTATGAAAGATCG TACCGCATCTCCAATATAAGACCAGATAGTTCCAATCCTGTCCCCGACAAATCAGCACCTGTTTACATAACCGTTGGTGATGGAGGAAACCAAGAAGGCCTCGCTAATAG ATTTAGAGATCCCCAACCGGATTATTCTGCTTTCCGTGAAGCCAGTTATGGCCATTCCACACTAGAGATAAAGAACAGAACTCATGCCATTTACCATTGGAATAGGAATGATGAAGGCAAGAGAGTACCAACAGATTCGTTTGTGCTACATAACCAGTACTG GGGAAACAATcgtagaagaagaaaactaaagaaaaaccATCTCCATTCTGTCGTGGCCACTTTGCAAGTGGGAGAGAACTTGGATTTGCTTTCCATGGGCATGTAA
- the LOC110011998 gene encoding uncharacterized protein LOC110011998: protein MECEFTLKFTSYGFIQSVHDHCLFVKPSSSGLMALLVYVDDILIIRPFIADLLKLSTIFTNLFTIKDLGDARYFLGLEIARSASGLYIAQTKYILDIVNDTGLLQAKSASTPFPSSLKLAAGSDSLFSRPDSYRRFVGQLLYLGFSQPDISYPVQQLNQYLNQPCDSHWKAALHVVRYLKGYPSKGLYFPAANPFTLRAFCDVDWASCLDSRCSFTGYCIFLGDALVFWKTKKQSTVSRSTAESEYRSLTSTAALHIMANPFFHERTKHIELDCHLVRDAYKDGFVSHSLFLVFYNWLIWVWSPSIPVPLVRGAVGVTHLQQPELQQQQSMHLKKEQQLEVDDEEGVGLLDTG, encoded by the exons ATGGAATGCGAGTTTACTTTGAAGTTTACTTCTTATGGTTTCATCCAGTCAGTTCACGATCATTGTTTGTTTGTGAAACCATCTTCTTCAGGTCTTATGGCTTTACTCGTTTATGTGGATGACATTCTCATCATAAGGCCTTTTATTGCTGACTTACTCAAGTTAAGCACTATCTTCACCAACTTATTCACTATCAAAGATTTGGGGGATGCGAGATATTTTCTTGGACTTGAAATAGCCCGAAGTGCTTCAGGTCTTTACATTGctcaaactaaatatatattggataTAGTAAACGACACTGGTCTACTTCAAGCAAAATCTGCTTCGACTCCTTTTCCTTCAAGTTTAAAGTTGGCTGCAGGCTCTGATTCTCTCTTCTCTCGCCCTGATTCGTATCGAAGATTTGTTGGGCAATTGCTCTATTTGGGATTTTCTCAACCGGATATTTCTTATCCAGTACAGCAGCTCAACCAGTACCTTAATCAACCTTGTGACTCACACTGGAAGGCTGCTTTGCATGTGGTACGATACCTTAAGGGATATCCCTCCAAGGGGCTTTATTTTCCAGCAGCCAATCCCTTTACTCTTCGTGCGTTCTGTGATGTCGATTGGGCATCATGTCTAGACTCTAGATGCTCTTTTACTGGATATTGCATCTTCCTTGGTGATGCATTGGTGTTttggaaaaccaagaaacaatCAACTGTTTCAAGGTCTACTGCAGAATCTGAGTATAGAAGCTTGACTTCGACG GCCGCATTACATATAATGGCGAATCCCTTTTTCCACGAGCGAACTAAACACATTGAATTGGATTGCCATCTTGTTAGAGATGCCTACAAGGATGGCTTTGTTTCACATTCCTTGTTCTTGGTTTTCTACAATTGGCTGAT TTGGGTTTGGTCTCCTTCGATCCCTGTCCCACTTGTGAGGGGGGCTGTTGGAGTTACTCACCTTCAGCAACCTGAATTACAGCAGCAACAGTCTATGCACTTGAAGAAGGAACAACAGCTTGAGGTTGATGATGAAGAAGGCGTTGGACTTTTAGATACAGGGTGA
- the LOC105162152 gene encoding synaptotagmin-5, translating into MSFVAGLVIGLVVGLALIVVFVRSENARSKQRSDLATTIAALARMTVEDSRKLLTPEYYPSWVVFSQRQKLTWLNLHLEKIWPYVDEAASELIKANVEPILEQYRPVILASLGFSKFTLGTVAPQFTGVSIIEDGSEGITMELEMQWDGNPSIILDIKTYLGVSLPVQVKNIGFTGVFRLIFRPLVDEFPCFGAVCFSLRQKKKLDFTLKVIGGDISTIPGLSDAIESTIRDAVEDSITWPVRKVIPILPGDYSDLELKPVGTLEVKLVQAKELTNKDIIGKSDPFAVLYVRPLRDRMKKSRTINNQLNPVWNEHFEFVIEDASTQHLVVKIYDDEGLQSAELIGCTQIQLAELQPGKVKDVWLKLVKDLEIQRDNKNRGQVHLELLYCPNGMENAFTNPLAQKYSMTSLEKVFKDGAEGNGLAENGEGNKRRDVIVRGVLSVTVISADDLPPADLMGKADPYVVLTMKKTEMKNKTRVVNDSLNPVWNQTFDFVVEDGLHDMLILELWDHDTFGKDLMGRCILTLTRVLLEGEYKDTIPLDGAKSGTINLHLKWAPQPIYRDS; encoded by the exons ATGTCTTTTGTAGCAGGTTTAGTGATCGGTTTGGTCGTCGGCTTAGCGCTGATAGTTGTTTTTGTTCGCTCTGAAAATGCCCGATCCAAGCAGCGGTCGGACCTT GCTACTACAATTGCGGCGCTTGCTAGGATGACTGTGGAGGATTCGAGGAAGTTGCTGACGCCGGAGTATTACCCTTCTTGGGTTGTGTTTTCCCAGCGCCAAAAG ttGACTTGGCTGAATCTTCACCTGGAAAAGATCTGGCCGTATGTTGATGAG GCTGCGTCGGAGCTGATAAAGGCAAATGTAGAGCCAATCTTAGAGCAATATAGGCCAGTTATACTGGCTTCTTTGGGTTTTTCCAAGTTCACGCTTGGAACTGTAGCCCCGCAGTTCACAG GTGTGTCGATCATTGAAGATGGAAGTGAAGGAATCACCATGGAGTTGGAGATGCAATGGGACGGGAACCCTAGTATAATACTTGATATTAAGACTTATCTTGGTGTTTCTCTTCCAGTTCAG GTGAAAAATATTGGATTCACTGGGGTCTTCAGGTTGATTTTCAGACCACTAGTCGATGAGTTTCCTTGCTTTGGAGCTGTTTGCTTTTCATTACGTCAAAAG aaaaagcTGGATTTTACACTTAAAGTTATTGGAGGAGACATATCAACAATACCTGGCCTTTCTGATGCCATTGAG AGTACTATAAGGGATGCTGTTGAAGATTCTATTACATGGCCAGTTCGGAAAGTTATCCCTATATTGCCTGGAGATTATAG TGATCTTGAACTGAAGCCTGTTGGAACTTTGGAGGTGAAGCTTGTGCAAGCAAAGGAGTTGACAAATAAAGACATTATAGGCAAATCTGATCCTTTTGCTGTCTTATATGTGCGGCCTTTGCGTGATAGAATGAAGAAAAGTAGGACAATT AACAACCAGTTGAATCCAGTCTGGAATGAACATTTTGAGTTTGTCATTGAAGATGCTTCAACACAGCACTTGGTAGTAAAAATCTATGATGATGAAGGGCTTCAGTCAGCTGAACTAATTGGATGTACTCAAATTCAGCTAGCTGAACTTCAGCCTGGCAAGGTGAAGGATGTGTGGCTGAAATTAGTAAAAGATTTGGAGATTCAGAGAGACAATAAAAATAGGGGGCAG GTGCACTTGGAGCTTCTTTATTGCCCTAATGGCATGGAAAATGCGTTTACCAATCCGCTTGCCCAGAAGTACTCTATGACTTCACTGGAGAAGGTCTTTAAAGATGGAGCAGAGGGGAATGGTCTAGCTGAAAATGGTGAAGGCAACAAAAGGAGGGATGTCATTGTAAGAGGCGTGCTTTCTGTTACTGTCATATCTGCCGATGACCTGCCACCAGCAGACCTGATGGGGAAGGCTGACCCTTATGTAGTGCTCACTATGAAGAAAActgaaatgaaaaacaaaaccagG GTTGTGAATGACAGTTTGAATCCTGTCTGGAATCAGACTTTTGATTTCGTTGTTGAGGATGGACTACATGATATGCTAATTCTAGAACTTTGGGACCATGACACATTTGGGAAG GATTTAATGGGACGGTGCATCTTAACGTTGACAAGGGTTTTATTAGAAGGTGAATACAAAGATACAATCCCTCTGGATGGTGCTAAGTCAGGAACAATTAACTTGCATCTCAAATGGGCTCCACAACCAATTTACCGTGACTCCTAG